In Heterodontus francisci isolate sHetFra1 chromosome 48, sHetFra1.hap1, whole genome shotgun sequence, a single window of DNA contains:
- the LOC137357525 gene encoding 2-acylglycerol O-acyltransferase 2-B-like isoform X2, which translates to MRIRFAPLRLPLERRLQTLGVLQWIFSFLALAQCCLVLFILLLLTNYWYVAAIYAGWLYLDRETPVSGGRRSARIRNWTMWRYFRDYFPITLVKTADLDPKHNYLFGFHPHGVLVAGAFGNFCTEATGFSQLFPGLTSYLLMLPFWFKVPFYRDYIMCGGLVSSEKQSASYILSQESGGHVAVIAVGGPPESLDARPGALTLQVLGRKGFIKLALKTG; encoded by the exons ATGAGAATCCGCTTCGCTCCGCTCCGCCTCCCCCTGGAGCGCAGGTTGCAGACCCTGGGGGTGTTGCAGTGGATCTTCTCATTCCTGGCTCTCG CACAGTGTTGCCTGGTTCTCTTCATCCTGCTGCTGCTCACTAACTACTGGTATGTTGCTGCCATTTACGCTGGGTGGCTCTACCTAGaccgagagacgccagtcagtggcgGGCGAAGATCAGCGAGGATCCGGAACTGGACAATGTGGCGTTATTTCCGCGATTACTTTCCGATCACG CTGGTGAAAACAGCCGACTTGGATCCAAAGCACAACTACCTGTTTGGGTTCCACCCTCACGGAGTTCTGGTAGCTGGTGCATTCGGCAATTTCTGCACTGAGGCCACTGGCTTCTCCCAGCTCTTCCCTGGGCTAACCTCGTACTTGCTGATGCTTCCCTTCTGGTTTAAGGTGCCTTTCTACAGAGATTATATCATGTGCGGAG GGCTGGTCTCCTCTGAAAAGCAGAGCGCCAGTTACATCCTGAGCCAGGAGAGTGGCGGCCACGTGGCAGTGATCGCGGTGGGGGGACCCCCGGAGTCGCTGGATGCTCGCCCGGGGGCCCTGACGTTACAGGTGCTCGGGAGGAAGGGGTTCATCAAACTGGCTCTGAAGACTGGGTAA
- the LOC137357525 gene encoding 2-acylglycerol O-acyltransferase 2-like isoform X1, which yields MDCIMNWGESALPIGAGLGEVSCLSAWFLASQCCLVLFILLLLTNYWYVAAIYAGWLYLDRETPVSGGRRSARIRNWTMWRYFRDYFPITLVKTADLDPKHNYLFGFHPHGVLVAGAFGNFCTEATGFSQLFPGLTSYLLMLPFWFKVPFYRDYIMCGGLVSSEKQSASYILSQESGGHVAVIAVGGPPESLDARPGALTLQVLGRKGFIKLALKTG from the exons ATGGATTGCATAATGAATTGGGGTGAGAGTGCACTTCCCATTGGAGCTGGGCTGGGGGAAGTGTCGTGCCTGTCCGCTTGGTTCCTGGCCT CACAGTGTTGCCTGGTTCTCTTCATCCTGCTGCTGCTCACTAACTACTGGTATGTTGCTGCCATTTACGCTGGGTGGCTCTACCTAGaccgagagacgccagtcagtggcgGGCGAAGATCAGCGAGGATCCGGAACTGGACAATGTGGCGTTATTTCCGCGATTACTTTCCGATCACG CTGGTGAAAACAGCCGACTTGGATCCAAAGCACAACTACCTGTTTGGGTTCCACCCTCACGGAGTTCTGGTAGCTGGTGCATTCGGCAATTTCTGCACTGAGGCCACTGGCTTCTCCCAGCTCTTCCCTGGGCTAACCTCGTACTTGCTGATGCTTCCCTTCTGGTTTAAGGTGCCTTTCTACAGAGATTATATCATGTGCGGAG GGCTGGTCTCCTCTGAAAAGCAGAGCGCCAGTTACATCCTGAGCCAGGAGAGTGGCGGCCACGTGGCAGTGATCGCGGTGGGGGGACCCCCGGAGTCGCTGGATGCTCGCCCGGGGGCCCTGACGTTACAGGTGCTCGGGAGGAAGGGGTTCATCAAACTGGCTCTGAAGACTGGGTAA
- the LOC137357416 gene encoding hornerin-like, with protein sequence MRFTGSAVRDSTGIRFTGSAVRDVSGIGFTGSAVRDVSGIGFTGSAVRDVSGIGVTGSAVWDGSGIGITGSSVRDGSGIRVTGSSVRDGSGIRVTGSSVRDGSGIGVTESAVRDGSGIGVTEAQSGTAPGLQSPGAQSGTAPGLESLGAQSGTAPGLESLGAQSGSAPGLESPGAQSGTAPGLESVGAQSGMAPGLQSLGAKSGMAPGLETPGAHSGTAPGLESLGAQSGKSPGLESLGAQSGTAPGLESAGAQSGMAPGLQSLGAKSGTAPGLESLGAQSGTAPGLESLGSQSRTAPGLESRGAQSGTAPGLESPGAQSGTAPGLESKGAQSGTAPGLESLGAQSGTAPGLESLGAQSGTAPGLESRGAQSGTAPGLESLGAQSGMAPGLDAVRDGSGIGVKGSTVRNGSGIGVTGIAVQDGSGIRVTGSTVRDSSGIGVKGSTVRDGSGIGVTGSAVRDGSGIGVSGSSVRDGSGIGVTGSAVRDGSGIGVTGSSVRDGSGIGVTGSAVRDGSGIGVTGSSVRDGSGIGVTGSSVRDGSGIGVTGSSVRDGSGIGVTGSAVRDGSGIGVTGSAVRDGSGIGVTGSSVRDGSGIGVTGSAVRDGSGIGITWSSVRDGSGIGVTGSSVRDGSGIGVTGSSVRDGSRIGVTGSSVRDGSGIGVTGSAVRDGSGIGVTGSSVRDGSGIGVTGSAVRDGSGIGITGSAVRDGSGIGVKGSTVRDGSGIGVTGSSVRDGSGIGVTGSSVRDGSGIGVTGSSVRDGSGIGVTGSSVRDGSGIGVTGSAVRDGSGIGVTGSSVWDGSGIGVTGSAVRDGSGIRVTGSTVRDSSGIGVKGSTVRDGSGIGVTGSSVRDGSGIGVTGSSVRDGSGIGVTGSSVRDGSGIGVTGSSVRDGSGTGVTGSSVRDGSGIGVTGSTVRDGSGIGVTGSSVRDGSGIGVTGSSVRDGSGIGVTGSSVRDGSGIGVTGSSVRDGSGIGVTGSSVWDGSGIGVTGSAVRDGSGIRVTGSTVRDSSGIGVKGSTVRDGSGIGVTGSSVRDGSGIGVTGSSVRDGSGIGVTGSSVRDGSGIGVTGSSVRDGSGTGVTGSSVRDGSGIGVTGSTVRDGSGIGVTGSSVRDGSGIGVTGSSVRDGSGIGVTGSSVRDGSGIGVTGSSVRDGSGIGVTGSSVRDGSGIGVTGSSVRDGSGIGVTGSTVRDGSGIGVKVPHSPARLRDWCHWEHSPARLRDWSQGAAQSGTAPGLVSLGAQSGTAPGLESLGAQSGTAPGLESLGAQSGTAPGLESLGAQSGTAPGLESLGAESGTAPGLESLGAQSGTAPGLESLGAESGTAPGLESLGAESGTAPGLESLGAESGTAPGLESLGAQSGTLRGRGL encoded by the exons ATGAGATTCACTGGGAGCGCAGTCCGGGACAGCACCGGGATTAGATTCACTGGGAGCGCAGTCCGGGATGTCTCTGGGATTGGATTCACTGGGAGCGCAGTCCGGGATGTCTCTGGGATTGGATTCACTGGGAGCGCAGTCCGGGATGTCTCCGGGATTGGAGTCACTGGGAGCGCAGTCTGGGACGGCTCCGGGATTGGAATCACCGGGAGCTCAGTCCGGGACGGCTCCGGGATTAGAGTCACCGGGAGCTCAGTCCGGGACGGCTCCGGGATTAGAGTCACCGGGAGCTCAGTCCGGGACGGCTCCGGGATTGGAGTCACCGAGAGCGCAGTCCGGGACGGCTCCGGGATTGGAGTCACGGAAGCGCAGTCCGGGACGGCTCCGGGATTGCAGTCACCGGGAGCGCAGTCCGGGACGGCTCCGGGATTGGAGTCACTGGGAGCTCAGTCCGGGACGGCTCCGGGATTGGAGTCACTGGGAGCTCAGTCCGGGTCGGCTCCGGGATTAGAGTCACCGGGAGCGCAGTCCGGGACGGCTCCGGGATTGGAGTCAGTGGGAGCTCAGTCCGGGATGGCTCCGGGATTGCAGTCACTGGGAGCTAAGTCCGGGATGGCTCCGGGATTGGAGACACCGGGAGCGCATTCCGGGACGGCTCCGGGATTGGAGTCACTGGGAGCTCAGTCCGGGAAGTCTCCGGGATTGGAGTCACTGGGAGCTCAGTCCGGTACGGCTCCGGGATTAGAGTCAGCGGGAGCTCAGTCCGGGATGGCTCCGGGATTGCAGTCACTGGGAGCTAAGTCCGGGACGGCTCCGGGACTGGAGTCACTGGGAGCTCAGTCCGGGACGGCTCCAGGATTGGAGTCACTGGGATCGCAGTCCAGGACGGCTCCGGGATTGGAGTCAAGGGGAGCACAGTCCGGGACGGCTCCGGGATTGGAGTCACCGGGAGCGCAGTCCGGGACGGCTCCGGGATTGGAGTCAAAGGGAGCACAGTCCGGGACGGCTCCGGGATTGGAGTCACTGGGAGCTCAGTCCGGGACGGCTCCGGGATTGGAGTCACTGGGAGCGCAGTCCGGGACGGCTCCGGGATTGGAGTCAAGGGGAGCACAGTCCGGGACGGCTCCGGGATTGGAGTCACTGGGAGCTCAGTCCGGGATGGCTCCGGGATTAGA TGCAGTCCGGGACGGCTCCGGGATTGGAGTCAAGGGGAGCACAGTCCGGAACGGCTCCGGGATTGGAGTCACTGGGATCGCAGTCCAGGACGGCTCCGGGATTAGAGTCACAGGGAGCACAGTCCGGGACAGCTCCGGGATTGGAGTCAAGGGGAGCACAGTCCGGGACGGCTCCGGGATTGGAGTCACTGGGAGTGCAGTCCGGGACGGCTCCGGGATTGGAGTCAGCGGGAGCTCAGTCCGGGACGGCTCCGGGATTGGAGTCACTGGGAGCGCAGTCCGGGACGGCTCCGGGATTGGAGTCACTGGGAGCTCAGTCCGGGACGGCTCCGGGATTGGAGTCACTGGGAGCGCAGTCCGGGACGGCTCCGGGATTGGAGTCACTGGGAGCTCAGTCCGGGACGGCTCCGGGATTGGAGTCACTGGGAGCTCAGTCCGGGACGGCTCCGGGATTGGAGTCACTGGGAGCTCAGTCCGGGACGGCTCCGGGATTGGAGTCACTGGGAGCGCAGTCCGGGACGGCTCCGGGATTGGAGTCACTGGGAGCGCAGTCCGGGACGGCTCCGGGATTGGAGTCACTGGGAGCTCAGTCCGGGACGGCTCCGGGATTGGAGTCACTGGGAGTGCAGTCCGGGACGGCTCCGGGATTGGAATCACTTGGAGCTCAGTCCGGGACGGCTCCGGGATTGGAGTCACTGGGAGCTCAGTCCGGGACGGCTCCGGGATTGGAGTCACCGGGAGCTCAGTCCGGGACGGCTCCAGGATTGGAGTCACCGGGAGCTCAGTCCGGGACGGCTCCGGGATTGGAGTCACTGGGAGCGCAGTCCGGGACGGCTCCGGGATTGGAGTCACTGGGAGCTCAGTCCGGGACGGCTCCGGGATTGGAGTCACTGGGAGCGCAGTCCGGGACGGCTCCGGGATTGGAATCACTGGGAGCGCAGTCCGGGACGGCTCCGGGATTGGAGTCAAGGGGAGCACAGTCCGGGACGGCTCCGGGATTGGAGTCACTGGGAGCTCAGTCCGGGACGGCTCCGGGATTGGAGTCACTGGGAGCTCAGTCCGGGACGGCTCCGGGATTGGAGTCACTGGGAGCTCAGTCCGGGACGGCTCCGGGATTGGAGTCACTGGGAGCTCAGTCCGGGACGGCTCCGGGATTGGAGTCACTGGGAGCGCAGTCCGGGACGGCTCCGGGATTGGAGTCACTGGGAGCTCAGTCTGGGACGGCTCCGGGATTGGAGTCACTGGGAGCGCAGTCCGGGACGGCTCCGGGATTAGAGTCACTGGGAGCACAGTCCGGGACAGCTCCGGGATTGGAGTCAAGGGGAGCACAGTCCGGGACGGCTCCGGGATTGGAGTCACTGGGAGCTCAGTCCGGGACGGCTCCGGGATTGGAGTCACTGGGAGCTCAGTCCGGGACGGCTCCGGGATTGGAGTCACTGGGAGCTCAGTCCGGGACGGCTCCGGGATTGGAGTCACTGGGAGCTCAGTCCGGGACGGCTCCGGGACTGGAGTCACTGGGAGCTCAGTCCGGGACGGCTCCGGGATTGGAGTCACAGGGAGCACAGTCCGGGACGGCTCCGGGATTGGAGTCACTGGGAGCTCAGTCCGGGACGGCTCCGGGATTGGAGTCACTGGGAGCTCAGTCCGGGACGGCTCCGGGATTGGAGTCACTGGGAGCTCAGTCCGGGACGGCTCCGGGATTGGAGTCACTGGGAGCTCAGTCCGGGACGGCTCCGGGATTGGAGTCACTGGGAGCTCAGTCTGGGACGGCTCCGGGATTGGAGTCACTGGGAGCGCAGTCCGGGACGGCTCCGGGATTAGAGTCACTGGGAGCACAGTCCGGGACAGCTCCGGGATTGGAGTCAAGGGGAGCACAGTCCGGGACGGCTCCGGGATTGGAGTCACTGGGAGCTCAGTCCGGGACGGCTCCGGGATTGGAGTCACTGGGAGCTCAGTCCGGGACGGCTCCGGGATTGGAGTCACTGGGAGCTCAGTCCGGGACGGCTCCGGGATTGGAGTCACTGGGAGCTCAGTCCGGGACGGCTCCGGGACTGGAGTCACTGGGAGCTCAGTCCGGGACGGCTCCGGGATTGGAGTCACAGGGAGCACAGTCCGGGACGGCTCCGGGATTGGAGTCACTGGGAGCTCAGTCCGGGACGGCTCCGGGATTGGAGTCACTGGGAGCTCAGTCCGGGACGGCTCCGGGATTGGAGTCACTGGGAGCTCAGTCCGGGACGGCTCCGGGATTGGAGTCACTGGGAGCTCAGTCCGGGACGGCTCCGGGATTGGAGTCACTGGGAGCTCAGTCCGGGACGGCTCCGGGATTGGAGTCACTGGGAGCTCAGTCCGGGACGGCTCCGGGATTGGAGTCACTGGGAGCACAGTCCGGGACGGCTCCGGGATTGGAGTCAAGGTGCCGCACAGTCCGGCACGGCTCCGGGATTGGTGTCACTGGGAGCACAGTCCGGCACGGCTCCGGGATTGGAGTCAAGGTGCCGCACAGTCCGGCACGGCTCCGGGATTGGTGTCACTGGGAGCTCAGTCCGGGACGGCTCCGGGATTGGAGTCACTGGGAGCTCAGTCCGGGACGGCTCCGGGATTGGAGTCACTGGGAGCTCAGTCCGGGACGGCTCCGGGATTGGAGTCACTGGGAGCTCAGTCCGGGACGGCTCCGGGATTGGAGTCACTGGGAGCTGAGTCCGGGACGGCTCCGGGATTGGAGTCACTGGGAGCTCAGTCCGGGACGGCTCCGGGATTGGAGTCACTGGGAGCTGAGTCCGGGACGGCTCCGGGATTGGAGTCACTGGGAGCTGAGTCCGGGACGGCTCCGGGATTGGAGTCACTGGGAGCTGAGTCCGGGACGGCTCCGGGATTGGAGTCACTGGGAGCTCAGTCCGGGACG CTCCGAGGCCGGGGTTTATAA